Within the Pseudobythopirellula maris genome, the region ACGACGCCCACGACAGCCTCTACCGGCAGGCGATCGAGCTGATGCGCGGCGACGCCCGCACGGCGTTCGACCTGTCGCAGGAGCCGGCCAAGGTACGCGAGTCTTACGGCAAAGGCCGCTTCGGCCAGGGGTGCCTGCTCGCCCGTCGGCTGATCGAGCGCGGCGTGCCGTTCGTTGAGGTGGCGCTCGGCGCCGAGGGCCTTGGCTGGGACACGCACGACGACATCTTCAACCAAGTGAAGGGCCTGTGCGGCCAGCTCGACACGGGCTGGGGCGCCTTGATGCGTGAGCTCGGCGAGCGCGGCCTGCTAGAGACAACCACCATCCTGTGGATGGGTGAGTTCGGCCGCACGCCGACGATCAACAGCATGGGGGGCCGCGACCACTGGCCCAACGGCTGGAGCTGCGTGATGGCCGGCGGCGGTGTTGCGGGCGGCCAGGCCTTCGGCAAGACCAGCGCCGGCGGCGAGGCGATCGAGGAAGACCCGGTCGCCATCGGCGATGTGCTCGCCACCTTCTGCCAGGCGGTGGGCGTCGACCCCACGAGCGAGAACGTGGGCGTCGGCGGCCGGCCGTTCCCCATCGCCGAGGGGACGCCGATCGACCGGCTGCTCGCCTGATCGCAGGCCGAGTAGCCCCCCTTGGAGGAGGGCTAGGATGGGGGCGCCCCGGGCACCCGCTTCACTCCCATCCCAACCCTCCCCCTCGGGGAGAGGGAGTAATTAACATTCTTGCTTCTACGACGGCGCCGACTCATCCTCCCGGCGGACGACCTATGCGAATCGGCCTCTGTCTTGCCGCCTTGATGCTGGCCACCGGCTGCTCGAAACCGGCGCCGCCACCCGATCCGACCCCGCCCGCCGTGGACCAAGCTGCTGTCGACCAAGCTGCTATAGAAGAATTAGAAGAAGCCGCCGAAGACGAAGCCCCTGCGGCCGATCCGGTCCCTGAGGTTTTAGCAGCGCCCAGCGACAACGACACCGCCGCCACCCCCGAGCCGGCGACGGCCGACGGCGAGAGAACGGCCGCTGAGACCACCCCAGATCTCACATCTGAGCCCGAGCCCGCGCCCGCCAACCGGGTCGTGATCCTCACCCCCGAGGGGCCGATGCTCGTCGACGTGCGGATCACGCTCGACGGGCGGCCGCACGGCTCGGGGGTCGACCGGCTTGTGGAGTTTGTGCTCGCCGCCGCAGACATGGACGGCGATGGCTACCCCAGCTGGGAAGAGCTCGCCGTGAACGAGGCGCTGCTATCCGGTCCGATCGGCCGATCGGCCGGGGCCGCACCGAACGCCGATGACTTCGACGCCGACCGCGACGGCCGCGTCGACCGCGCCGAGGCGCGGTCCTGGCTGCGGGGCGGCGCTGGAGCGGCCGCGTTGCGTCTGACCAGCTCACGGGCCTACGCCATCGACCCCCGCCGATCGCCCGTGTGGCGTGTGCTCGACTCCGACTCGAGCGGCGCTCTCTCGGCCGCCGAGATCGAGTCCGCCCCAACGCGTCTCGCCCGCCGCGACGTGAACGACAATCTGATCATCGAACGCGACGAGCTGCTCTCGCTCGCAGACGTGATCGCCTCACGCGATCCCAACGCCGCCATGCAAGGGCCTGCCGACTACGGCGGCGACCACCACGCCGCCCTGCTGCTCGAGTCTTCGGACGACGCCCAGCGGTTCGGCTACGCCGCCACGCTGCTCTACGGCAAGGGCCGCTGGCTCACACCTTCGGGCTTCGGCCGCTTCGCCTCGCTCCACCGTGAACTGGACGCGGGGGGTGACGGGACCTTGTCGGATAGCGACTGGCGCGAGGTCACCAAGGCGCCCGCCCCCGCTTCGCTGCACATCGATTTTGGCCTAGGGGAGGGGGACGGTATTCAGCCTTTCCAGCCGCCCAGGCTCGAGCTCTTGCCTTCCGATCGGGCGCCCATCCGAGCGGAGACCATGGCCCCGAACGCCGCCCTCGTTGCGATCGGCGGCGGCGAGTTGTTCTTCGCCGCCGTGGACGAGGCGCCCCAGGGCAACGCAACAGCCGAGGCGGCTGAGCTGTTTGCCCGACTCGACAGCGACGAGAATGGCTACGTCGACGCCGAAGAGGCGTTCGCCGCGGAGCAGATCGGTGGGCTGTTCGAAGCCTACGACCAAGACGGCGATGGCCGCCTCGATTCCAAAGACATCGAGTCCTTGCTGCTCCTGGGTCGCGCGGCGTCGGCCAGCCAGGTGCGTGTCGTGGCGCACGACCGTGGCGACGCGCTGTTTGCACGCCTCGACCAAAACGGCGACGGGCGACTCGGCGAACGCGAGGTAGCCGAAACCCCCCAGCGGCTGGCCGAGATCGACACGAACGACGACGGGGGCATCTCGCTGCCCGAGTTGCCGTGGCGGATGACCTTCGCTTGCTACCGCACGGCTCGCGATCTCGGCGGCTTCGAAGAACCGGCGGTCGTTCGCTCAGCCGAGAACACGGGCGAGACCCCCGATTGGTTCGCCGGCGGCGACCTGAACGGAGACGGCGATTTAAGTCGCCAGGAGTTCTTCGGCCCGATCTCGCGTTTCGATCGCCTCGACCATAACGGCGACGGCTTCCTTGATGCGACCGAGGCTATCGAGCATTCGAGCGAATAGCGGGGGAGCATAAAAAAAGCGTCCCCGGCGAGGTTCGCCGGGGACGCTTCGTTCAATCGATCTCATCGCGATGCAGCGCCGCATGGGATAGCGGCGACGGGCATCAGCGATACTTGGCCTCAGCGACGACGGGCGACCAAACCGGCCACAGCGGCCAGCAGGCCGAGCATGGCGGTCGTCGGCTCGGGCACCACGGGGGTGACGTCTCCGAGCGTCGTACCGATGCGGATCTCGTCGATAGCGAAGAAGGCGGCCGGACCGGCGCTATTCGAACCACCCGCGAACACGCGGATCTGGTTGAACAGGTAGTCGTGGTTGTTGCCATCCGCTTGGTTCAACTCCACGTCGGCGACGCCGAGCGGTCCGTCGAGGCTCGGGTTGACCCACATGCGGGCCACGTCGCTGCTGACGCCCGGGCCCTCGCCGTTCGTGTCGTCGGCGACAACGACCTCGAGCAGAATGAAGGCCTGCTCGGTGATCGGCGTGCTCGACTCCTCAAGGAAGTCGCCCGAGCCGTCCGAGAACGCCGCCCAGTTGTACTTCACGTCCGGCGAAGCGGTCGTGGTCTTGCCGGCGCCGAGACGCTCGTCGCCCGTGCTGTGGTGAATCTGGAAGCTGCTGGCGCGGATCACGTTCTCATCGAGCGTGGCGTGCGGCGACTGGCGCAGACCGACGAAGCTGATGTAGTAAGTACCAGCGCCGTAAGCGTCGTCGAGCAGGCGGTAAGAGTTCGAGCCCTCGAAAAGGGCCGAGTTGCCGGTGGTCGTCAGCGAGCCGTAACCGAGGCTTCCCGAGACAACTTCACCGGCGCCCCAGGAGCCGCCCCAGCCATCGCCGCCGTTCTGACCGCTCAGCGCGCCCGGATCGTAGTCGAACCCTTCGTAAGCGAGCAACTCGGCCGAGGCGTCGTTGGTCATGGCCAGCGTGGCGGCGAGCGCCGCAGCGCATGCCGACAGTTTGATGTAACGTCCTATCATTAGAAGTAACTCCAGGTGAAGAGGTGTAACGCCGCGCTATGAGGTCAATGACTGTAAGTCAGTCGGGTCCCCCCCCCTGGGGTCTCGCATCGCTAATCAAAATCAGCTAGATGCGCCCACAGTCGCGACAAAAAAGACTCTCGGTCAAAGATAAGTGCCGCCGTGACCAAGCTTCGTATAGCTGCGGAAACGACCTTTATAAGTTACCTAGGCGTGGCGGGGCTTGTCGACTGGAATAATAATAATTTTGTATATTCTTTCCCACAATTTTGCAGAGCTGTGTGATCCGACCTTGGACGCTACGCGTATGTCCCCGCACGCATAGCGGTAATGGCCCAACAAGCTAAAGAGCATGCCTGGCTTTCAAACAGAAGCGGATTCAATGGCCAATCAGATGAGAAACCGGGGCAGAATGACCAAGCCTTCTGCCGCTGCCCCTGTCCTGTTTCAAGGCTTTGACCGCCCCGCCATAGAAGCATCAATGGAGGGACAAGGGGCACACGCTGCGACGTCTTGCCGGGAGGCATTTTAGGGTTCTCCGCAGCTAACAGCCGCTAAAGCTGTTGATCGCAAATCAGGCCATGCCAGCGGGTCGTTCGTCCCTGACCAGGACTCGACAAGCCCTAAAAGACAGCTCCAAGGCGCCATTCGCCCGAAACGGGAAACGAGGGCCCCTCAGATTGTCTCAATAGGCACTTTTTACCGGGCGTTTTTGCGAGATTTAGGTATTGCGTTTAGATGCCTGCCCAGATTAGTCTGGGGAAGTCGGCTATTGCCGTTCGGCAGCTTCCGCCTAAGGGCGGACCCTGAAGAGCAGCTAACTTTTCGCTTTAGCTCGTCAGATTACGGAACAAAGCGTTCGATGTGCGGCATCCGGTTGGAAATCTCCGGCCGGCATTTCAAGCAACGGCGGATCGACCGCCGCAACACCTATCCAAGCGACTTTGTCGAGGCGCGTACCCAATTCAATCCAGTCAATTAATCCCGTTTGGGGATTCTTGCTGAGTTTTGGTATCGGCCATCACTAAGGTGCGCCATGACTTTGGTGCATGCGCTCCAAGGGTGATGAACAACGGCTTGATTCGCCCCGCTTCGACCAGTCGTTAAGGACACCTTGTTGTCACACACCTTGCGTGTACTGAAGTAGACCCACCCGGCGTAACGACAGCGACTCCTATAGCGGTTCACCGTCTAAAGCACAACCTCGCTCGGCGCACCACGCCGGGCATACCGTGCGTAGAAGTGAAAATTTTCGCCCAATAAACGCTTGCCTAACGAGCGTGTTTGGGAATTTGTAGACATAATCTTTAGAAACACGTAGTTTACATACACAGTGCGGACGCGGGCGGTTGCTCTGCCCACGGACTCTTCCAATTCAGCGATTACGATGACGTTCGGCGTTGTCCTCGGCGGACTTTCCCCTCGCTTACAACCGGTATTCGAACCGGTTGGCTTGCGCGAGGGGAGTCTTCGACCGCAGCGTCGGCTCGGCAATCTGGAGAATGAATTCGATGAAATTGACACCTGCTGTCTTTTGTCTCATGGGCTGCCTGATCGCCTTGGCCCCCACGGGCGCCCGGGCCGACATCCTCGCCTACGAGGGGTTTGATTATCCCGAAGGAAACCTCATCGGCCAGAACGGCGGCTACGGCTGGGATGGCGGCTGGAGCAGCGGCGGCGACGCCGTGGTTGTCGCCGGCAGCCTAGCCTACAACGACGGCTCGACCGACCTGCCGACCTTCGGCAACCATGCCTTGATCGGTGGTGCAAGCGGCTCGGCCTCGCCGGTCCGGAACATGACTTCCAATCTCGGTCTCGAGGCTGGCACCTACTGGATGAGCTTTATCGGTGAGCGGCAAACGCCGCACGAAACCGCGGCCGACAACTTCACGCGAGCCGCCATCTTTCAAGCGCGACTCGGTGGAACCGAGCAATTCAGCGTCGGCAAGTCCACGCGATCGGATGTGGAAGAGTGGGGCGTTTACAGCGGGATCGATATCGATGGCACTTCGGACTACTCCGACATCTCACAATCGGAATTGGTGTTCTCTTTGATCAAGGTGGACATCGTCGGCGGCGATGACGGCGTGATGGACGATTCGCTCAGCGTGTGGTTCAACCCCATACTCGATCCGATGGCGGCTCTCGGCGCTCCTGACGTATCGAACGTCGGCGTCGATGACTACCAATTCGATGGGTTCCGCGTCTTCACGGGTGGCTCAAACGCTTCGGGCCTTTACGCCCAAATGGCGATCGACGAGATCCGCATCGGCACCGAACGCGAAGATGTGGTGACCTCCTTTATCTTCAAGGAAGGCGACACCAACGGCGATGGCGTGGTCAATGCGACGGACCTGACTCCCATCAGGACGAACTACCGCCAGATGGTTGACTTCCGCAGCGAGGGCGACCTGAACGGAGATGGCCAGGTGACTTTCACCGACTTTCGACAGTTCAAGACCGGTCTGCTCGCCGAAGGGGGTTCGCTCTCGGAACTGAACATCAGCTTCCTCAGCGTGCCCGAGCCAGCCACATGGTGCCTCGCAGCAATCGCTGGTTTATTGCTCAGCCGGCGCGGCGTGAAGTCTTTGCAGTAACCGCTGACCTGTATCGGAGGCTCCTCCAGAGCGATCGCTTTAATTCGTTTGCTAGAGGCGTCTTCTGCTGTGAACTCGATAACCCAGAGCTGTAGCACCCCAATGCATTCAGCTTTCTGATAGTGAACTCGATCAAATTTACGAATGACACCAATCGTTGCGTGACCCGTACAACTCAGCCTCCAGGTTAAGCTGGGCTCCGCTACCCACGGAAACACGCATCTCAACGAGGAAACCGACAATGACCATCAACTGGCAAAACTCCTTGTTCACGGCTGGGACGCGGGCGCTTGTATTCGCCATCGCAACGCTTTTCATGGCGTCTATCGCTCATGCGACCGTCACGGTCACCGACCCCACCGCGACGTTGCCCGACCCGATGGGCGAAGACGTGTCGGTTTACACCCACAACCCTTACGACGAGGGTAAAAGCACTGCCGCACGCAATATCGCCACGACGGGCGATGGCCAGCGCAACCTCCGGCAGACCTTCCAATTGAGCGACACGATCAACGTGGGAGAGATCATCCTGTCGCTCCACGTCGAAAGGCCGTCCGATGGTCTGAATCTTCGCATCTACGAAGTGGAGGATATCGCGGCGGCGTCTTGGAGCCCTTCGGGCGCGCCGATCTACCAATTCAGCTTCGAAGAGCTCATCAACACAACGGACTGGATGAGCATCGCGTTCTCCGGCGGTGATGTCTTCACGCTCGAGCAGCGCGACACGGGCACCCAAGGCTACGGTTTTGAGTTCTCCGACGCACAGAACGCCAACGGCGCCAACCTGGGCGCCATTCGTTACAACAACGACGGCATGGACGCTTACGCCGCAGGATCATGGTACCCCGAGGGGGGTGGGAGAGAAGCTTCGCGTGACATGGGTCTCTACATCATCGGCACGGCTGCGGAGTCGGGCCTTCCCGGCGATGTCGACGGAAGCGGCGTCATCGACCTTGCTGACCTGCAACTCATCGCCGATCACTTCCGTCAGGGAGTCTCCTCACGTGCGGAGGGAGACCTCACCAACGACGGGTTTGTGGACTTTGACGACTTCGACCAGTGGAAACAGAATTACGGCGGCTCGCTCGCTGAGGTGAACCTCAATTTCCTCAGTGTCCCAGAGCCGGCCGCCCTGTCGCTGCTGTTTGCCATGGCTGGCTTGCTGACCTTGCTGCGTCGCAGCCGCTGAAGCCCGCAGCGATCGCTCAATTGCTGCTAGACCAACTCTTCTTCCAAGAGAACCCCGGCAGTATTACCACAATTACGACTCACCCGAACCTGACGGCAACTTTGATGGAATACCTCATCCAACACGTTCCCTGCTCTCGCCTTCGGAACGCTATTTGTGTGGTTGGGACTCTGGCCGCTTGCTTGCTTGCATTTAGCCCGGTAGCCCAAGCACAAACCCAATACACGTTCCGGAATCCGAATTCCAACGTCAATCCATTGCCGGCGCCCGCCGGCCCGGATGGCGACTACAACGATCCGGACAACTGGTGGGAAAGCCCCTCCCCGGGGGTGCATAACAATTTCGTCCCCGACGTGTCGTTCGACGAACAAGCCTTCATCGAGCATGGCGGAGTCGCCTACCTCGACGAGCAGGCGGATGGCGATCCCACCCGTGTGGTGGTCGGCAACGCTGGAGGATCCACGGGCGGCCTCGAGATCCGCAATGGTGGCGTCCTGAATATCGTGATCGGAGCGAGTTCGCCCGGTGAACTCACGATTGGCAACACCAGCGGTAACTCGACGAGTTCGGTCACCATCCTTCCGGGAGGCACCCTCACCGCAGAGGGGGGCATCTCACTCCGCGCGGGAGATAACAACATCCTTCGCGTCGGCGACACCAGCGGCGCCGCTGCGAACCTCGAATCGCTCGGCAATTCCTCAGTGACGCTCCGCGCTCTCACTCAGGTGTACCCCAACGCCAATTTCACGACGGGCGGCAACGTCTCGTTTAGTGATTCGAGCACTTACCAGGTCGAGGTGATGGGAGCCAGCTCGAACGGCTCGATCTCAGCAGGCGTCAACGCCAACCTGAACGGCATGCTCAACCTCAACTTCAACGGACACACGCCCGCCGCCGGCGAGTCATGGTCCGTTATGCAAGCCAATAATATTTTTGGCGATTTCGACTCCTACACGACCAACGTGCCCCTCGCCACCAACGAAACCGTGGTGCTGTCGCAGTCCGATTTGGGTGGCGGACGTACCTCGCTCAACGCCTCGATCGAAGAGGTTCTCGTGTTGCAGGTGAACCGCAACACCGGTGCGATGACGATCACGCATCCCGGCTCCACGTCGATCGCGTTCGACGGCTACTTCGTCGGCTCGGACGAGGGCGCCCTCGTGGACAACGCCAGCGAGTGGACCAGCCTCAACGAGTCGGGCCAATACGGCGCTGACTGGGTCGAGACCGCGCAAACCGCTAACAACATCGCCGAGTTGAAAGTTGGCGCCGACGCCACGTTCAGCGGCGACATCGCGCTCGGCAACCTCTACGACGCTCTCGCGGGGGACTTTGGCCAGTCGAACGAGAATCTGTCGTTCGGTTACCGCCGCGCTTCGGACGGCACCGAGTTCCCCGGCGTGGTGGAATACGTGGGCGACAAGATCAACTCGCTTGTGCTCTACGTTGACCCGACCGGCTCGGGCGACGCGATCCTCCGCAACGCCTCGGACACCGCGGTGCAGATCGACGGTTACGAGATCCTCTCGGACGAAGGCTCGCTCTCCACGGCCGGCTGGGACAGCCTTGACGATCAGGATGACCAGGCGAACGATTGGCTAGAGGCGCTCGACATCAGCTCGAACCTGCTCGCCGAATTCGACTCGGAGGGTTTCACCGAGCTCGCCCCGGGGGCGACGTTCAACCTCGGCCCGCTGTTTAGCGGTGGCGCCCAAGACCTCGATTTCAACTTCTTGATGATGGGTCAAGAGGACGGTATGGCTGGTGTGGTGCTCTACGAGGCCTTCGCCACCCCCGGTGACTACGACCAAGACGGCGACGTCGACATGGACGACTACGACTTCTGGGTCGCTCACTTCAACGAGTCGAATGGCATTGGCCTGCAAGCCGACGGCAACCTGAACGGGGTGGTCGACGCCGCCGACTTCACGGTCTGGCGCGACAACCTGCAAGAGATGGCTAGCTCGTCGAATTCGACGTCGATACCCGAGCCCGCTGCAGCTCTGCTGAGCTTGATGGCGATCGTGGCTGCGGGCGCCGCCCGGCGTCGCGGCTGAGGCGGCACGGATACTTTGCGGCCAGCAACGGCCAGGAACAGGCAACCACGCCCGCGACCAGCGGGCAATCATTTCTAAGAGGTACGGAAAAGTGTTAAACGCCGGAGGCTACGGAATGTCAAAATCGACCCAAAGGGGCTTCACGCTGGTGGAGCTGCTAGTGGTGATCGCCATTATCGGCATCTTGGTGGCGTTGCTGTTGCCGGCCGTGCAGTCGGCACGCGAGGCCGCTCGACGCTCGCAGTGCTTGAACAACTGCAAGCAGCTGGGGCTGGCGGTGCACATGTACCACGACGCGACTAAACACTTGCCCCCGAGCCGGATCGATCCGAATGGTCGAATGACATGGGCCGCCGTGATCTTGCCCTACATGGAGGCTGGTAATATCGCCGATCTGATGGACATCAACGACGTGTTCGATAACCAATCCCAGCAGTTCCGATTCGCGCCGGTCGCAACTTTCTTGTGCCCGTCCCGGTCGCATGAACCGTCTCTGAATTATCTCGATAGCGAGCAAATCCCCAACCTGGTCAGCCCAACGGGAGCACCTGTCACTGTCACTGGCAGCGGCTCGGAGAAGGGGATCCGTGGTGATTACGCGTGTATTAGTAGCACGTGGCGTCATGCGAAAGGGAAGTACCCAGAGTACCTCGACGGCGCGATTGTTCAGCGTAAGGAAGTAGGAGACCGTTTTGTAGATCGCCTTTCGCTGTCGAAGATCAGCGACGGCACCTCGAACACACTTATGCTGGGCGAGAACTCCAATTGGATGTCACTCAGCGTGTCAATCTACAACGGCGACTTCAACCCGGGGTCGATCTTGGGCACCGCTGCTCCCACACATGTTTTTTCACTCTTCCCCGGCGGAACGCGTGGCGTTCCCTCGGATCTGAGAAATTCCATCCAGGGCGGTGGGATTGCCCAGGATAAGTGGCAGTACCAGTCGGATGATTGTGACCCTGACGCCAGCGGTGGTTGCCGTGCGTGGTTTGGTAGTGATCACGTGGGGATCGTGAACGTCACGCTCTGCGACGGCAGTAGCCGATCGATGAAGAAGGACGCCGACCTAGCTTTCCTTGAGGATTTCGTCACCCGCGCGGGGGAAGAAGTCGTTAACACCAGTGACCTATGAGGCTTCGTGCTCTCCCCGGATGAATCCGGGCGATCGCACTGGGCGCGTCTACTCCTAAGACACACAGCATTTGAGCTTCTCAGCGGCAGCGATCCGACTCGGATCGCTGCCGCTAGCGCACCCCGGAACAGGCGAACATGACCTCTATTTCTTCACGCGTGGCTTTGAGCCTCGCGATCGTTGTCTCTGTGCTTTCAGTCCGTTCGGCGGATGCGCAGGTCGTGCCGGCGATTGTTCCAGGCCTGACGGTCGAGATCGCCGACATCATCCAGATGCCCAACACGCAAGGGCAGGGTCAGGAAGACAGCCGGTCGGGCAATAACGTCGCGCGGATCAACTTCCTGCGCGAAGACCCGAGCGATTCGAGCAACTGGTTTATCAACGATCTGCGTGGCCAGATTTACCGCGTCGACCCGGCCGCCCAGCAGATCGAGACTTATCTCGACGTCGACACGGTGTTCGACGACTTCATCATCGGCGATGGCGGTTTGTCGACCGGCCTGATCACGCTGACGATGCACCCGGACTTCGCCACGAACGGCAAGTTCTACACGATCCACGAGGAGAAGGCGTCGGGCAACCCGTCGACGCCCGACTTCCAGGCCATTGGCAACGCGGGCAACATCAGCAATGGCCAGCACGGCGTGGTGGTCGAGTGGACCGCCTCGGACCCCATGGCCAGCACGTTTAGCGGCACGCATCGCGAGATGATGCGGATCGCTCAGCCGTCGGGCAACCTGCACAACATGGGTGACATCGGCTTCAACCCCCATGCGACCGACCCGAGCCACCCCGATTACGGCATCATGTACCTCGCCGGCGGCGACGCCGGCTACGACTCAGAGGGCAAGGGAAGCGACCAGGCCCGCGAGTTGAGCTCGATCTTCGGCAAGATCTTGCGGATCGATCCTTCCGGCAACAACAGCGCGAACGGCCAGTACGGCGTGCCGACCGACAACCCGTACGCTTCGGACGGCGACGCCAACACGCTCGGCGAGATCTACGCCAGCGGTTTCCGCAACGCCCACCGCATCATGTGGGATATGGACACTGAGACCTTCCTCACGACCGACATCGGTCAAGGTTCGGTTGAAGAGATCAACATCCTCGAGTCGGGCGGCGACTACGGCT harbors:
- a CDS encoding PEP-CTERM sorting domain-containing protein, whose product is MIGRYIKLSACAAALAATLAMTNDASAELLAYEGFDYDPGALSGQNGGDGWGGSWGAGEVVSGSLGYGSLTTTGNSALFEGSNSYRLLDDAYGAGTYYISFVGLRQSPHATLDENVIRASSFQIHHSTGDERLGAGKTTTASPDVKYNWAAFSDGSGDFLEESSTPITEQAFILLEVVVADDTNGEGPGVSSDVARMWVNPSLDGPLGVADVELNQADGNNHDYLFNQIRVFAGGSNSAGPAAFFAIDEIRIGTTLGDVTPVVPEPTTAMLGLLAAVAGLVARRR
- a CDS encoding EF-hand domain-containing protein, which codes for MKLTPAVFCLMGCLIALAPTGARADILAYEGFDYPEGNLIGQNGGYGWDGGWSSGGDAVVVAGSLAYNDGSTDLPTFGNHALIGGASGSASPVRNMTSNLGLEAGTYWMSFIGERQTPHETAADNFTRAAIFQARLGGTEQFSVGKSTRSDVEEWGVYSGIDIDGTSDYSDISQSELVFSLIKVDIVGGDDGVMDDSLSVWFNPILDPMAALGAPDVSNVGVDDYQFDGFRVFTGGSNASGLYAQMAIDEIRIGTEREDVVTSFIFKEGDTNGDGVVNATDLTPIRTNYRQMVDFRSEGDLNGDGQVTFTDFRQFKTGLLAEGGSLSELNISFLSVPEPATWCLAAIAGLLLSRRGVKSLQ
- a CDS encoding PEP-CTERM sorting domain-containing protein (PEP-CTERM proteins occur, often in large numbers, in the proteomes of bacteria that also encode an exosortase, a predicted intramembrane cysteine proteinase. The presence of a PEP-CTERM domain at a protein's C-terminus predicts cleavage within the sorting domain, followed by covalent anchoring to some some component of the (usually Gram-negative) cell surface. Many PEP-CTERM proteins exhibit an unusual sequence composition that includes large numbers of potential glycosylation sites. Expression of one such protein has been shown restore the ability of a bacterium to form floc, a type of biofilm.), with product MTINWQNSLFTAGTRALVFAIATLFMASIAHATVTVTDPTATLPDPMGEDVSVYTHNPYDEGKSTAARNIATTGDGQRNLRQTFQLSDTINVGEIILSLHVERPSDGLNLRIYEVEDIAAASWSPSGAPIYQFSFEELINTTDWMSIAFSGGDVFTLEQRDTGTQGYGFEFSDAQNANGANLGAIRYNNDGMDAYAAGSWYPEGGGREASRDMGLYIIGTAAESGLPGDVDGSGVIDLADLQLIADHFRQGVSSRAEGDLTNDGFVDFDDFDQWKQNYGGSLAEVNLNFLSVPEPAALSLLFAMAGLLTLLRRSR
- a CDS encoding DUF1559 domain-containing protein; this translates as MSKSTQRGFTLVELLVVIAIIGILVALLLPAVQSAREAARRSQCLNNCKQLGLAVHMYHDATKHLPPSRIDPNGRMTWAAVILPYMEAGNIADLMDINDVFDNQSQQFRFAPVATFLCPSRSHEPSLNYLDSEQIPNLVSPTGAPVTVTGSGSEKGIRGDYACISSTWRHAKGKYPEYLDGAIVQRKEVGDRFVDRLSLSKISDGTSNTLMLGENSNWMSLSVSIYNGDFNPGSILGTAAPTHVFSLFPGGTRGVPSDLRNSIQGGGIAQDKWQYQSDDCDPDASGGCRAWFGSDHVGIVNVTLCDGSSRSMKKDADLAFLEDFVTRAGEEVVNTSDL
- a CDS encoding PQQ-dependent sugar dehydrogenase, with product MTSISSRVALSLAIVVSVLSVRSADAQVVPAIVPGLTVEIADIIQMPNTQGQGQEDSRSGNNVARINFLREDPSDSSNWFINDLRGQIYRVDPAAQQIETYLDVDTVFDDFIIGDGGLSTGLITLTMHPDFATNGKFYTIHEEKASGNPSTPDFQAIGNAGNISNGQHGVVVEWTASDPMASTFSGTHREMMRIAQPSGNLHNMGDIGFNPHATDPSHPDYGIMYLAGGDAGYDSEGKGSDQARELSSIFGKILRIDPSGNNSANGQYGVPTDNPYASDGDANTLGEIYASGFRNAHRIMWDMDTETFLTTDIGQGSVEEINILESGGDYGWDKYEGTFTRGGGIVPRGGDVGYVWPAAQYDHADGFAIAGGFVYRGEQIPQLEGKFIYGDIRNGRIYYSDLDELIAAHTDDDFLATATVYELFLTQDREPVSLESLVIESRGLNSLPNNRVDLRFAQTSDGEIYLTTKQDGWVRQLVGNAHLGDYNKDGLVDAADFTVWRDTLDMTGSNLAADGNGNGVIDMGDYDVWVANFGMSAPGLATSTAVPEPTGAVLLLGAALAWRQQRRRR